Proteins encoded in a region of the Streptomyces sp. NBC_00310 genome:
- a CDS encoding CGNR zinc finger domain-containing protein, whose product MLITHDTRCSLDAVVDLVNTVPENDTATDGLADVAALADFVRNHEVSDVGVLSEFDLAAVRKVRGRFAEVFAAPEAADAAAVINDLIAAAGTTPRLTDHDGYDWHVHYFAPGASLADHLAADCGMALAFFVVAGEQERLRRCEAPDCRRAFVDLSRNRSRRYCDSRTCGNRLHVAAYRARRKEAAG is encoded by the coding sequence GTGCTGATCACCCACGACACCCGGTGTTCCCTCGACGCCGTGGTGGATCTGGTGAACACCGTGCCGGAGAACGACACGGCGACGGACGGGCTCGCGGATGTCGCGGCGCTCGCCGACTTCGTACGAAACCACGAGGTCAGCGATGTCGGCGTGCTGTCGGAGTTCGACCTCGCGGCCGTACGCAAGGTCCGCGGCCGGTTCGCGGAGGTCTTCGCGGCCCCCGAGGCGGCCGATGCCGCCGCGGTCATCAACGATCTGATCGCCGCGGCGGGCACCACGCCCCGGCTCACCGATCACGACGGCTACGACTGGCATGTCCACTACTTCGCGCCCGGCGCGTCCCTCGCCGACCATCTCGCGGCCGACTGCGGCATGGCGCTCGCCTTCTTCGTCGTCGCCGGGGAGCAGGAGCGGCTGCGCCGCTGCGAAGCGCCGGACTGCCGGCGTGCCTTCGTCGACCTCTCCCGCAACCGCTCGCGCCGCTACTGCGACAGCCGCACCTGCGGAAACCGCCTGCATGTCGCCGCTTACCGGGCACGCCGCAAGGAGGCGGCGGGCTGA
- a CDS encoding DsbA family protein — protein MSDFSPAPSAVVLDVWCELQCPDCRGALDDIRTLRARYGDRLDVRLRHFPLEKHKHAFAAAQAAEEAAEQGQAWPYVEAVLGRVEELDRTGEPFLVEAASELGLDAEEFDTALIDGRHILIVDADQAEGKAIGVTGTPTYVIGGERLDGGKSQAGLRERIEEIADRLLAEGT, from the coding sequence ATGAGCGACTTCTCCCCCGCACCGTCCGCCGTCGTCCTGGACGTCTGGTGCGAACTCCAGTGCCCCGACTGCCGCGGCGCCCTCGACGACATCCGCACACTGCGGGCCCGTTACGGCGACCGGCTCGACGTACGGCTGCGGCACTTCCCGCTGGAGAAGCACAAGCACGCCTTCGCCGCCGCGCAGGCCGCAGAGGAGGCCGCCGAGCAGGGGCAGGCGTGGCCGTACGTGGAGGCCGTGCTCGGCCGGGTCGAGGAGCTGGACCGGACCGGAGAGCCGTTCCTGGTCGAGGCCGCCAGTGAACTCGGTCTGGACGCCGAGGAGTTCGACACCGCGCTGATCGACGGCCGGCACATCCTGATCGTCGACGCCGACCAGGCCGAGGGCAAGGCCATCGGCGTGACCGGCACCCCCACCTACGTCATCGGCGGCGAGCGCCTCGACGGCGGCAAGAGCCAGGCGGGGCTGCGCGAGCGGATCGAGGAGATCGCCGACCGACTGCTGGCCGAAGGCACCTGA
- a CDS encoding chorismate-binding protein translates to MPDLPPLARFGNLVATGLTDVTSDAAALDSSGFWAVCADYEGGLVCARFRDVRREPAPAPVPGGWHGPRVDDWTTSLDRAAYTAGVRRIREHIAAGEVYQANLCRVLSAPVAPDADVDALTALLARGNPAPFAGTIRLPAYDVEIATASPELFLRRDGRVVESGPIKGTGRTEADLLEKDYAENVMIVDLVRNDIGQVCATGTVTVPDLCVVEKHPGLVHLVSMVRGELRDGAGWPELLAAAFPPGSVTGAPKSSALRIIDALETAPRGPYCGGIGWVDADRGTGKLAVGIRTFWIDRAAGELRFGTGAGITWGSDPEAEWRETELKAARLLAVASGTYEASGRTLT, encoded by the coding sequence GTGCCCGACCTCCCTCCGCTCGCCCGCTTCGGCAACCTCGTGGCCACCGGTCTCACCGATGTGACCAGCGACGCCGCCGCCCTGGACTCCTCCGGCTTCTGGGCCGTGTGCGCGGACTACGAGGGCGGTCTGGTGTGCGCGCGCTTCCGTGACGTACGTCGCGAGCCCGCGCCCGCTCCCGTGCCGGGGGGATGGCACGGGCCGCGCGTCGACGACTGGACGACGTCCCTCGACCGCGCCGCGTACACGGCGGGGGTGCGCCGGATCCGCGAGCACATCGCCGCCGGCGAGGTGTACCAGGCGAATCTCTGCCGGGTGCTGTCCGCGCCCGTCGCGCCGGACGCCGACGTGGACGCCCTGACCGCGCTGCTGGCCCGTGGCAACCCGGCACCCTTTGCAGGAACGATTCGCCTCCCCGCGTACGACGTCGAGATCGCCACCGCCTCCCCCGAACTCTTCCTGCGACGCGACGGCCGGGTCGTCGAGTCGGGCCCGATCAAGGGCACCGGACGCACCGAGGCGGACCTCCTGGAGAAGGACTACGCCGAGAACGTCATGATCGTCGACCTGGTGCGCAACGACATCGGGCAGGTCTGCGCCACCGGCACCGTGACCGTGCCCGACCTGTGCGTCGTCGAGAAGCATCCGGGGCTGGTGCACCTGGTGTCGATGGTGCGCGGTGAACTGCGCGACGGCGCCGGCTGGCCGGAACTGCTCGCGGCCGCCTTCCCGCCCGGCTCCGTCACCGGGGCGCCCAAGTCGAGCGCCCTGCGGATCATCGACGCCCTGGAGACCGCCCCGCGCGGCCCGTACTGCGGGGGCATCGGCTGGGTCGACGCGGACCGGGGCACCGGAAAACTGGCCGTCGGCATCCGTACCTTCTGGATCGACCGGGCGGCGGGCGAGCTCCGCTTCGGCACGGGCGCGGGCATCACCTGGGGGTCGGACCCCGAGGCGGAGTGGCGGGAGACCGAGCTGAAGGCCGCCCGGCTGCTCGCGGTAGCGTCGGGAACGTACGAGGCGAGTGGGAGGACCCTTACGTGA
- a CDS encoding serine/threonine-protein kinase — MNMAMMRLRREDPRVVGSFRIHRRLGAGGMGVVYLGSDRRGQRVALKVIRPDLAEDQEFRSRFAREVSAARRIRGGCTARLVAADLEADRPWFATQYVPGPSLHDKVAEEGPMSAADVAAVGAALSEGLVAVHEAGVVHRDLKPSNILLSPKGPRIIDFGIAWATGASTLTHVGTAVGSPGFLAPEQVRGAAVTPATDVFSLGATLAYAATSDSPFGQGSSEVMLYRVVHEEAQLRGVPDALAPLVRACLAKDPEERPSTLQLSLRLKEIAAREAQGLADVRPPAPRTDPDRPSGRLAEQYVEQRTLRQPPEPRGTQPGRSGAPGTPPPRNGSRTGGAGARTGGGSRPGARGAPARNTTGSGRRPAPRRGAGRSGPRTNGTGRRPANPRLLRQRIVVFVVVTLLAALGIATAQGCQGPSRGLGGDGLRQEQPFEGLDGD, encoded by the coding sequence ATGAACATGGCGATGATGCGCCTGAGGCGCGAGGACCCGCGCGTCGTCGGCTCGTTCAGGATCCACAGACGGCTCGGCGCGGGCGGAATGGGCGTCGTCTACCTGGGCTCCGACCGGCGTGGACAGCGCGTCGCGCTCAAGGTGATCCGGCCGGATCTGGCGGAGGATCAGGAGTTCCGGTCGCGCTTCGCGCGCGAGGTGTCGGCGGCGCGGCGGATCAGGGGCGGGTGCACCGCCCGGCTGGTCGCCGCCGATCTGGAGGCGGACCGGCCGTGGTTCGCCACCCAGTACGTACCGGGGCCCTCGCTGCACGACAAGGTCGCCGAGGAGGGACCCATGTCGGCCGCCGATGTGGCCGCCGTCGGCGCCGCCCTCTCCGAGGGGCTCGTGGCCGTGCACGAGGCCGGTGTCGTACACCGGGATCTGAAGCCGTCCAACATCCTGCTGTCCCCGAAGGGGCCGCGGATCATCGACTTCGGTATCGCGTGGGCGACCGGGGCCTCGACCCTGACCCATGTCGGTACGGCCGTGGGATCGCCCGGATTCCTCGCACCCGAACAGGTACGCGGGGCCGCGGTGACACCGGCCACGGACGTCTTCTCCCTCGGCGCCACACTCGCCTACGCGGCGACCTCCGACTCGCCCTTCGGACAGGGCAGTTCGGAGGTCATGCTCTACCGGGTGGTGCACGAGGAGGCGCAGCTGCGCGGGGTGCCCGACGCGCTCGCCCCCCTCGTCCGCGCCTGTCTGGCGAAGGACCCGGAGGAGCGGCCGAGCACACTGCAACTGTCGCTGCGGCTCAAGGAGATCGCCGCCCGTGAGGCGCAGGGCCTTGCGGATGTCCGGCCGCCGGCGCCGCGTACGGATCCGGACCGGCCCTCGGGGCGGCTCGCGGAGCAGTACGTCGAGCAGCGCACGCTGCGGCAGCCGCCGGAGCCCCGTGGGACGCAGCCGGGCAGGTCGGGTGCGCCCGGCACGCCGCCGCCCCGAAACGGTTCCCGCACGGGCGGGGCCGGTGCGCGGACCGGCGGTGGATCGCGGCCCGGGGCGCGGGGCGCGCCGGCCCGAAACACCACCGGGTCCGGGAGGCGGCCCGCGCCGCGCCGTGGCGCGGGGCGGTCGGGGCCACGGACCAACGGGACGGGGCGACGGCCGGCCAATCCTCGGTTGCTGCGTCAGCGGATCGTGGTGTTCGTCGTGGTGACGTTGCTGGCGGCGCTCGGGATCGCTACGGCACAGGGGTGTCAGGGGCCGTCGCGAGGGCTCGGTGGGGATGGCCTCCGGCAGGAGCAGCCGTTTGAGGGGTTGGACGGCGACTGA
- a CDS encoding aminotransferase class IV: MKIWLDGGLQDIDSARVSVLDHGLTVGDGVFETVKTVDGRPFALTRHLHRLALSARGLGLPEPDLDEVRRACSAVLEADPVALGRLRITYTGGVSPLGSDRGDHGPTLVVALGETARRADSTAAITVPWTRNERGALTGLKTTSYAENVVALARAHEQGATEALFANTVGRLCEGTGSNVFVVLDGEIHTPPIASGCLAGITRALVVEWTGARETDLPLDVLERADEVFLTSSLRDVQSVHRVDDRELSATPGPVTAKAMRVFDERSGDDLDP; the protein is encoded by the coding sequence GTGAAGATCTGGCTCGACGGCGGACTGCAGGACATCGACTCCGCCCGTGTCTCCGTCCTCGATCACGGACTGACCGTGGGCGACGGCGTCTTCGAGACCGTGAAGACCGTCGACGGGCGGCCGTTCGCGCTGACCCGCCACCTCCACCGGCTGGCCCTCTCGGCCCGCGGCCTCGGACTGCCCGAGCCCGACCTCGACGAGGTGCGCCGCGCCTGCTCCGCGGTCCTGGAGGCCGATCCGGTGGCGCTCGGCCGGCTGCGCATCACCTACACCGGCGGGGTCTCCCCACTCGGCTCCGACCGTGGCGACCACGGACCGACCCTCGTCGTCGCCCTCGGCGAGACCGCCCGGCGCGCCGACTCCACCGCCGCGATCACCGTCCCCTGGACCCGCAACGAGCGCGGCGCCCTCACCGGCCTGAAGACCACCTCGTACGCCGAGAACGTCGTCGCCCTCGCCCGCGCCCACGAACAGGGCGCCACCGAGGCGCTGTTCGCCAACACGGTGGGTCGGCTCTGCGAGGGCACGGGCTCCAACGTCTTCGTCGTCCTCGACGGCGAGATTCACACCCCGCCGATCGCCTCCGGCTGCCTCGCGGGCATCACCCGCGCGCTCGTGGTCGAGTGGACGGGCGCCCGCGAGACCGACCTGCCCCTGGACGTCCTGGAGCGCGCCGACGAGGTCTTCCTGACGTCGAGCCTGCGCGACGTGCAGTCCGTACACCGCGTCGACGACCGCGAACTGTCCGCCACCCCGGGCCCGGTGACAGCCAAGGCGATGCGGGTCTTCGACGAGCGGTCCGGTGACGACCTTGATCCGTAA
- a CDS encoding TrmH family RNA methyltransferase: MADLITVEDPDDPRLRDYTGLTDVELRRRREPAEGLFIAEGEKVIRRAKEAGYEMRSMLLSAKWVDVMHDVIDELPAPVYAVSPELAEQVTGYHVHRGALASMQRKPLPTADQLLGAARRVVIMESVNDHTNIGAIFRSAAALGMDAVLLSPDCADPLYRRSVKVSMGAVFSVPYARLDSWPKGLDAVRDAGFTLLALTPDEKAKSLDETAPHRMDRVALMLGAEGDGLSTKALMSADEWVRIPMAHGVDSLNVGAAAAVAFYAVATGRPQL, translated from the coding sequence GTGGCCGATCTCATCACCGTTGAGGATCCCGACGACCCGCGCCTGCGCGACTACACCGGCCTGACCGACGTGGAGCTGCGCCGTAGGCGCGAACCCGCCGAGGGCCTGTTCATCGCCGAGGGTGAGAAGGTCATCAGACGGGCCAAGGAAGCCGGCTACGAGATGCGCTCGATGCTGCTCTCCGCCAAGTGGGTCGACGTCATGCACGACGTCATCGACGAACTCCCGGCCCCCGTCTACGCGGTCAGCCCCGAGCTCGCCGAACAGGTGACCGGCTATCACGTGCACCGGGGCGCCCTCGCCTCCATGCAGCGCAAGCCCCTGCCGACCGCCGACCAGCTCCTGGGAGCCGCCCGCCGGGTCGTGATCATGGAGTCGGTCAACGACCACACCAACATCGGCGCGATCTTCCGTTCGGCCGCCGCCCTCGGCATGGACGCGGTCCTGCTCTCCCCGGACTGCGCCGATCCGCTCTACCGTCGCAGCGTCAAGGTCTCCATGGGCGCGGTCTTCTCCGTCCCGTACGCCCGCCTGGATTCCTGGCCCAAGGGTCTCGACGCGGTCCGCGACGCCGGCTTCACCCTGCTCGCCCTGACCCCGGACGAGAAGGCGAAGTCCCTCGACGAGACCGCCCCGCACCGCATGGACCGCGTGGCCCTCATGCTCGGCGCCGAGGGCGACGGCCTCTCCACCAAGGCCCTCATGTCCGCCGACGAATGGGTCCGCATCCCCATGGCCCACGGCGTCGACTCCCTCAACGTGGGCGCGGCAGCGGCAGTCGCCTTCTACGCGGTGGCGACGGGGCGCCCACAACTCTGA
- a CDS encoding phosphotransferase family protein, with translation MTATADADVLPALRAKVRSAAHPESTPCSHPDTVLAERADGTVVRHADTVAKAHAPDTDPAHLTLRLTAATSHPDILLAPLRPTPAPLHGRLVTFWPYGTPVDPDTPEAAPWEEAAMLLARLHRQPPPRGLPPMRGPAKAAQAIARLRATAPHHPATDRILRAWHTLPAWARAEAPMPDSTTLCHGDLHLGQLVRHPAPLGPWRLIDVDDLGVGVPAWDLARPAAWFACGLLHPDAWTRFLTAYQRADGPAVPANGDPWPVLDVPARALTVQSAALAIAKSTAAGLPLDDAQRSVVDACDRMGGIPPELAGPFPK, from the coding sequence ATGACCGCCACCGCCGATGCCGACGTACTCCCCGCCCTCAGGGCCAAGGTGCGCAGCGCGGCCCACCCCGAATCCACCCCCTGCTCCCATCCCGACACGGTCCTCGCGGAACGCGCCGACGGCACAGTCGTCCGCCACGCCGACACGGTCGCCAAGGCCCACGCCCCCGACACCGACCCCGCCCACCTCACCCTCCGCCTGACCGCCGCCACCTCCCACCCCGACATCCTCCTCGCCCCCCTCCGCCCCACCCCCGCCCCTCTCCACGGCCGCCTCGTCACGTTCTGGCCGTACGGCACCCCGGTCGACCCCGACACTCCGGAGGCCGCCCCCTGGGAGGAGGCCGCCATGCTCCTCGCCCGCCTCCACCGGCAGCCGCCACCCCGGGGCCTGCCGCCCATGCGAGGCCCCGCCAAGGCCGCCCAGGCCATCGCCCGCCTCAGGGCCACCGCCCCCCACCATCCCGCCACAGACCGGATACTCCGCGCCTGGCACACCCTCCCCGCCTGGGCCAGGGCCGAGGCCCCCATGCCCGACTCGACCACCCTCTGCCACGGCGACCTGCACCTCGGCCAACTGGTCCGCCACCCGGCGCCCCTCGGCCCCTGGCGACTCATAGACGTCGACGACCTGGGCGTGGGCGTCCCCGCCTGGGACCTCGCCCGCCCGGCCGCCTGGTTCGCCTGCGGCCTCCTGCACCCCGACGCGTGGACGCGCTTTCTCACCGCGTACCAGCGGGCCGACGGCCCCGCCGTCCCCGCGAACGGCGACCCCTGGCCCGTACTGGACGTACCGGCCCGCGCACTCACCGTACAGAGCGCCGCCCTCGCGATCGCGAAGTCCACGGCGGCCGGCCTGCCCCTCGACGACGCGCAGCGGTCCGTTGTGGACGCCTGTGACCGAATGGGAGGCATCCCGCCGGAGTTGGCAGGCCCTTTCCCGAAGTAG
- a CDS encoding TFIIB-type zinc ribbon-containing protein → MQCPKCHAPMHTYNRSGVQIEQCSGCRGIFLDYGELEALTRMEGQWGGGAAVPPPPAAPQYPAGGAHNAPAWGAPHGGHHGGHHGGHGHNRGFGHMLFSS, encoded by the coding sequence ATGCAGTGTCCGAAGTGCCATGCGCCGATGCACACCTACAACCGCAGTGGCGTCCAGATCGAGCAGTGCAGCGGCTGCCGCGGGATCTTCCTCGACTACGGCGAGCTGGAGGCGCTGACCCGCATGGAGGGCCAGTGGGGCGGCGGCGCGGCCGTTCCGCCGCCGCCGGCCGCCCCGCAGTACCCGGCGGGCGGCGCTCACAACGCTCCTGCCTGGGGCGCCCCGCACGGCGGTCACCACGGAGGCCACCACGGGGGCCACGGTCACAACCGCGGCTTCGGCCACATGCTGTTCTCCAGCTGA
- a CDS encoding GNAT family N-acetyltransferase yields the protein MTTTLRPLEPLQHAADGSRSRRYQVCVNSRPVGEIHLGTRPDPGTSAARILDLRIDEPDRRRGRATVAALAAEEVARGWGCRRIEAAVPAAAEPALRLTQALGYVLRNRSMRKPLDATPPELPVGSRGRPMTEAEYGPWKEAGLEGYAQDLITRGVPEAEAYARAADDYVRCLPQGVATEDNLCSVLEHEGTRVGTLWLWLRDDTAFVYDVEADAGHRGRGHGRTLMLLAEAQATVAGKTAIALNVFAGNVRAECLYESLGYETTTYHLSKPLL from the coding sequence ATGACCACCACCCTGCGGCCCCTCGAGCCGCTTCAGCACGCCGCCGACGGTTCGCGTTCGCGCCGCTACCAGGTGTGCGTGAACAGCCGTCCCGTCGGCGAGATACACCTCGGTACGCGCCCCGATCCAGGGACCTCGGCCGCCCGGATCCTGGATCTGCGGATCGACGAACCCGACCGGCGGCGCGGCCGGGCCACGGTGGCCGCACTCGCCGCCGAGGAGGTGGCCCGTGGGTGGGGCTGCCGGCGGATCGAGGCCGCCGTCCCGGCCGCCGCCGAGCCCGCACTGCGGCTGACGCAGGCGCTCGGCTACGTCCTGCGCAACCGGAGCATGCGCAAGCCCCTCGACGCCACCCCGCCCGAACTGCCCGTCGGCAGCCGGGGCCGGCCCATGACAGAGGCCGAGTACGGGCCGTGGAAGGAAGCCGGGCTGGAGGGCTACGCACAGGACCTGATCACCCGTGGCGTGCCCGAGGCGGAGGCGTACGCGAGGGCCGCCGACGACTACGTGCGGTGCCTGCCGCAGGGAGTGGCCACCGAGGACAACCTGTGCAGCGTGCTGGAACACGAGGGCACGAGAGTCGGCACGCTGTGGTTGTGGCTGCGTGACGACACCGCCTTCGTGTACGACGTGGAGGCGGACGCCGGACATCGGGGCAGGGGGCACGGCCGGACGCTCATGCTGCTGGCGGAGGCCCAGGCGACGGTGGCCGGGAAGACCGCGATCGCGCTCAACGTCTTCGCGGGAAACGTCCGGGCCGAATGCCTCTACGAGTCGCTCGGCTACGAGACGACGACCTACCACCTGTCCAAGCCACTGCTCTGA